In the genome of Ziziphus jujuba cultivar Dongzao chromosome 10, ASM3175591v1, the window AATGGCCACGAACCGATTCATTTGCGAAATTTGCAACAAGGGATTTCAGAGAGACCAGAACTTGCAGCTTCACCGACGCGGACACAACCTTCCATGGAAGCTCCGGCAGAGAACAAacaaagaagttaaaaaaaaggtGTACGTCTGCCCCGAAAAGTCGTGTGTCCACCATGACCCTTCACGAGCCCTCGGAGATCTCACCGGAATAAAGAAGCATTACAGCAGAAAACACGGTGAGAAGAAGTGGAAGTGCGAGAAATGTTCCAAGAAATACGCAGTTCAATCAGATTGGAAAGCGCATAGCAAGATTTGTGGGACTAGAGAGTATAAATGTGACTGCGGAACACTTTTTTCCAGgtacttagttttttttttttttttttttttttggggggggccAATTAACATCTCTTTTTCATATTCTCTTAAAATTCTCTTTACTTTTATATGATTATGTTGTTGAAGAATTTAATGCTTCACGTAGAGACTCTTCATGGGATTGTATATCTAATTTAATGCTGTCCAGTTCAAATATTAAGGCTGCTTAATGAatagggtatatatatatatataattaattattatgaaattaattaaacttgagGCTTTGGGGTGTCAAACAGGAAGGATAGCTTCATTACTCATAGAGCTTTTTGTGACGCTTTGGCTGAAGAAAATGCAAGGTTCGGTACAGTTTCAGCTACCAATCCTAATTTCATGAATGGTAACTTAAACAATCCTCAAACAGCATCTAGAATCCCCCAAATTTCACAAATCTTCCAGCCGGAATTCGCCGGCTCAGAGCCAGTCGGGAATCTTAGTGCAGACGGGCAGAGGCCAAGGCTGCCACTGTGGCTTGACCCTGCAAATTCTCAACTCAATTCTAATGCTTTAATGGGAGCAAATTCCACAGGCAGCTTGCCTGCAGAATTGTTGCAAACATCCCCTATGAATATGTTTGGATCATCGTCACATTCACAGCAGTGGCTAAACAAGTTCCCAGACTCATCCTTTACAGGTGGCAACCTCTCTATGTCTTCATTGCCACGGGGactaaaagaggaagaagaatcCAAACGAAATTTGTCCGAAACAATAACTTTTTTATATCCAAACAGTCAGAACCCCCAACAAAATCCAGCTCACATGTCAGCTACTGCACTCCTGCAGAAAGCAGCGCAAATGGGATCAACCAGAAGCAACCCAGCATTCAATAGCTCATCGGCCTTTGGTTTGATGAGTTTGTCTTCCTCGAACGTTTCCAATTTCAATTCATATAATCACCACATCAAAAACGATTCTCAGAAGTTTATCAGGCAACCAAATCAGACCGAGAACTTCAGCGAGTTAGCAAACACTTTATCTTCTTCCACTCCAGCTACTAAGGTAGACGATGGTTCGTCATCATTGTTCTCGAACTCGTTCTTGGGAACCTCGAAGAACTTAGAAAGCTTGATGATGCCGTCGAATTCGAAGCAAGGGCATGCATCAGTTGGGGGATTAAAGCTCCTAGCAGGAACTTCCAACGAAAGTGAACATAGTTTAACTAGAGATTtccttggagttggaggagatgcaAGCGGATCGTTCTTTCAACAAGAGCTAGCCAAGTTTGCTTCTATGGGTTCAGCCATGGACTTGAGCCAGTACACCCGGCATCACTGATTGAGCTCTGAAAGGTAAGGCCCTTGTTGTACAATAACAACAATGAAAAAGTAGCTAGTTTTAGGTAGAAGAACACATGTCATATGGAAACTAGAATTTtaggatattttaaaaaaaaaaaaaagaaatcggtGGTCACACTCACTGCTGAGTGCAAAATGAAAGCAAGCGAGTTGACTCAGCAGTAAGAgcgatagagagagagagaaagactcTTGTGACTGGTCAGAGATAGGGGCCGGGCCAGTGCATGTGGGAAGAGACTAaacaggtgaaaaaaaaaaaaaaaaaggtcttggGAAATCAGAGGACGGGAAGTCGGGGCCGTCCATGCATGCagtagatttttatttattttttttaatttgtgtatTTTACTTTTCCTTGACGTTGATCAAGCCTACTGGCACACTTGGCTGTGACATTTTTGTCACGGCTAGCTCTTTTCCCACTgtcaataattaatattttccaccGTGAACTTAAAATAAACTTTCTGCTGTGTGGACCTGGTTGCTAAAATATACTAGACCAGTTTTTGTTACGATGGAGTCAATTTTGAGATCGGTTCCATTCGATTGAAAggcttcgttttttttttccttttttttccggCACTTCTATCAATGCTTGGTAAAACTTTTTCATATAAACAATGGTATCAGGTAAAGCTCATTCCTATTATTCTTGGCATCTATCTATATAAAATAGATACAccaaaacaatattaattaattacctatGCGTCGATCTGTGTACGCGTATTTAGATAGAGATTTTATTATACTtagttatattaattaatttttattttattttattttcttaacatTCATCAATAATGTTTAacttatatttcatatatatacaatttcatAAATGTAGTTTGTTTCATcacagttatatatatatatataatgtttaacgtatatttcatatatataaaaatttcatagatgttGAATGTTTTATcacagttatatatatatatatatatatcggaaGTTGAGAATTGGAACTTATTGGAAATAGGAATTGAAACTAGTAATTTTATCCCAAGAATTAATGATTTTTAACCCGGACATGTTTAATCACTTAAAATTaagaacaaaattatttttcctattcACACTCATCCTATATATGGGAAGATATAAGTTGAAACCATTTGGTGCATATATGATAATTTCAATGTGTTCATCATACATATACACAAATTATCAtatcaatatattataattttaattagatcTGGATATAATGCAAATAGTCATTTTTTTGGCAGAGAAATATTAACCAATCTCTTGATGGAAAGAGATTGCATGTAGATAATGCATGTGGATTTTTTTAGGTAAAATTGAGATATCTGAATGTGatgaggatatatatatatataaatatataaattctcaAGTTAGGGCTATCTTGATATAAAATCATCAAACATGCTTTATGAGTCATTGGATTATTTAAAGTGgtgaaatttaaatatgtaaTTAGGGTTTATATAGTACATATAAGGTCCATTTTGCATTCatgaaattttattctttttattaaataaaggtCTTGATTggaaaatgattatatatatatatatatatataattagtgtcTCATTAGACCATATTTCTCAATTTTTggatcttttaaaaaattgagatttaaatatGCATTTGGGATTGATATTAACCTGGGTTCACTTTGCTCTTAGATTAGTATTTCACTATACTTATATAAAATGTCAAAAGACATTCTTAAATTCCAACTCTTGAAAAAATTCAAGGACTAACAAGTAAGgtcctaaaaaaaaaactatcaataTTTTGATGAGAtaatgaatatatacatatatatatatatatatattatatttagtgtcaaattaaatattatttttatgttgtacTAAGTTTGATTCAAATTTTAAAGTGAATTTATTATTAGTTATGAAACAATTTTCCAAGTTGTAGATCAAACATGTCCAATATGCTCTCTAAAATCTTCTcttctttaaaattcattttaacaagtcatatttcatttttataactTTAATTAATGGACtcttcaaattgaaaaattaaaataaaaaatgcagttTTTCTCTTCTTAATATAGAAAGCCAAATCCATTCTTcatataaaacttttatttcTACACAATTTTCTATAGACTTTTATATTCCATTTTTTAAATACTAGTTTAATGTactgagagaaagaaaaagagataaaagGTTAACGATAATTGTTTATgggaaaaagcaaaataaagaatatttataAAGAGTGTCATTGGAGTTGCATAAGAAAATTCACTCtttattctttaaaattctttaacatgctcttcattttaaaaaatatacctttaaaataaaaagcaccCTTAAAAATGCTCTTAATAGCTTCCAGGagtcaactttaaaaaaaataaataaaaaaaaagaaaaaaaacattttaacatTGTATGTCTCAAGATGTAGAAGTAACATGAATCTgttgtcttttgtttttttcctagcACTATTCTTTCTATGTTTGATTCTCCACTTACTGATTTATGTTcgtttttatatagtttttgttACTATACGTTTTACTTGATTATAGCATATTTAGAACTATTTTAGTCGACCAATGTAATATATAGCCTTTAGCTACTACTAtcccgagagagagagagagagagagagagaaagggagggagaagagagagaatagGTAATATATAGCCTTGTACGTACAAgtaggaatttttattttttattttttattttttttttccctggtgAGTTTACTATTATAGGTGGACAAGCACAAGCGTAAAATTGCTTTGcgtaatttaaaataataaatgtaaaaagATCGGGTAGGCCGGCAATACATGGGAAAGTGCATGTTTTCAACGAGGCCAAATCATATCAAAATTGGTACTGACGTCAACTTTGATGGCTTGCTGTTTTTGTAAGTAATTCAGTAATATGTCAACGAGGAAATTATAACGTTCTTTCACATATAAGTCTTCCATTTAGATACTTTTAGCCATCAAATGATGGACATCATGTACCCCTTCCACACTCCATATTCTCCCTATTATTGAATATAAATCCTTTGTTTTTCGtctaataaaatagaaagaaatttaACTTTAATTATTCATTGGAGAGAAGAAATGAGAAAGAATCACAAAAAACTAATAAGATAAAGAAATTTGAGGTTCACTTTTCAATTCAAAGTTTACCTTTTAAGTCAAATTTTGAAGACATATATATCTTGATTGATGTAGCTGTAGGGTGTCCTTGGGATGAACGTGAGTGGTATACCTACTGTCCTCTTTTCCATTCACCTCGGGTGAAAATAATGACTACGTCGCAAGAAGCAAAaaggaatatttaattttcgCTATTTATATATTGGTGAAAATGTCGGACACatgaattctttttattaacGTGTAATTAATCTTAAAAATAGAAAGCGTATGagtaaattaaaatagaatagCAGTAATTATTAAATTCCTTTTCCATCTAATTAACTACTACAAGAATAATCAATCTATGTGCATTCCTATTGCTCAGGTATAAAGAAACAAATCCCAATTGTCCCGTGAACTTGCttgaaacatataatatatgtggTAAAGCATCCTATGCAATATACGACATTTGTACTTAAAAGGTTTCAACTATCATATTATCTTCCTCAGTTATTAAACTATGAGCTCAAGTCAAGGATTTTTTATTCTCTCAAATATTTAAGGTGTTAGATAACAtgtttaaaatgtaaaaagcaTTTAGTTAGTGTCTAACATTTGCCCTTTGCTGTATGACATTTTTTCCTTATAAATGTAAATTCTTTTAAATGGGCGATGCTGTGACTTGAATTTAAAGATTTAGAATTTTGtattggggtgagaaggttataaCCGAGGACAAGTTAGTTTGAAATGTTAGCAataagcaagcttttggtgattcTCTTAtaaatggttgtgtgtgagttgtgtttttagattttggttatgatgttttttggtttttaggaTTCCTAGAATATTCTaagatgttgaagaagagagaaggagaaggaaaacacattggtttttgaaaatgaggttTAGATATccagccatttcattcatttaacaatataagcatgaaattacaactagttcacacatgccaagcatgtgagcttacaaaatgagtaaagcatttgaaattcaaaaaataaaatggtcaacacctaagaTTTCATACACAAAAAAGGTAGAAACTAGCTGCAATATGTCTATTTCAAATATAGCAAAAAAGtagcacatggtttgaactaagttcttATTGTCTAACTAGTTTGGTTAAACAACCAAAcaagcttcacctacttagttttcCTTTGTATCTACTTACAAAACTCGGTTTGAAGCAATGCTGTTCCATGAGATAGGAATGTTCTAGAACCGGATCATGGGTCAAATAGCTCTAAAATTGACCCAAACGCTGCACAAtaggcccatcagatacaacaATCTCTTTGGAATAGAAAATacactttcccatgtcattttaacCTAAAATTTggaccatagtcttctatatatatctgtagaaatcctttaaaattttccaaaactctttttgatgcgaatccactcGAACCCTCTTAACCGACAACCCGATGGGGTGCCGacccgatacgaatgaagatcggaccgatcactagggctcaagctaagaagtttaaggacaaccttgctgtatttatccagagagtaatttattttcaaaagggcttgtccatacccaaagatccaagacctgttttgagcatgtAAGTGGTGAAAGCCGAGACGGAACcggatagcggttttggtgcattgaTGGATTCCGGACAGCGAgaaatggggtcaaatcttcttgaattcacttgatatcactaagaagtcatgggaactggtgaaggccgaagctaagctggtcatttaagtggcattcgcatgagagagaaattggctggattttgctgtattttccactagctttactatattttactgagttggctctttctctttcctccaaggaaggaaaacgtgtgggactccataatatcttatttagcatcctaaaaagcatatagaattctttgtcaaagattggtcaaagtcaacttagtaaaaaagctagtattctagtttcctaatttgatttctacctttagttttaggaaattacctttacttttggtctttatttatttatttgttggacaaataagtttaggaaagttattattttattattttcattgtaaattaattaattcctaattcaaaataaggaaattaattaacctAAATTAGATTAGGGAAGGGTgtaaaattaggcaatttcctaattgggtTCTATGTTGgtcgaaatttcctaatccttttagggttttattttgttcattcaaagcctatttaaaaggcttattttcaatgagaaatcaagcttgaattttatacagaaaattatttgtgagattgaattcccTTTGttattttgaacacctaaaacaacattagtgaatgagtgttctagtttgacttatcaataggccttccatcacctattgtggtgtcttcattatataccaaggtttttaatcataagttgattaggggtcaaggtgaccattagaacttgaacataattagattcgggctaatataatacgggtttaggcgcaagtcgtcataggttcgtatcactttttTGCAGCCTGAGATATAATACAAACAGTGGACCTATGTTACTGGAATTATGAATCTAGCATCACAGGCAATTCAAGCATAATGTttctactcttttgtgcatagttttgtctacgcttttgcatacataacttagaaacaaaatatcatcaaaatataccttgcatcaattaaaaacatgcaagaaaatataaactcataaaaggaaagaaggTGATACCAAgatgtgcatgctagccgggtAATGCATGCAccattgttaggtctaaaatattgatgattttatgccatatttatagcttaatatttgttagtttgtgttaatttgttatggaaagatacttaattatggatttttcttaatctaggtaaaagaggaagaattttaagaaaactaccataaaaatggattccttgggttgaattatggtgggaagcaagatttgagctcgaacggactaagcattaaaaagattccaaaaagataccttgaagattccataaagattctatcgggaatttcatgatggaagtggatgtcatatgaatcatcacgatctgaggatttcaaatgtctcgttatttttggatttcgaggtgcgagcaaagagttatcatcatttaaagtttagaatttataaaaaataatattctagttaaatctccaccattgatcaaaagagggaatcaaggcaatttgagggctaagataaaaacaagtggcaataattggttaatttatcattaatgaggcacatgtcatgtcacatgcttcattaagggtaaattagactaattaactatttttttaggaggaattagataaaaagaaagtagtagagagcaagtaatatccagtttcctttttacacatgaaattcatccaacccttttcatggtctaaaaaaggtatctttcaAGACTCccatattgaaaataaagagagaaaaagattctcaag includes:
- the LOC107404161 gene encoding zinc finger protein BALDIBIS; amino-acid sequence: MMSEEAVSVPSTNRLYVQEPNSNPNPNTTSNPVKKKRNLPGTPDPDAEVIALSPKSLMATNRFICEICNKGFQRDQNLQLHRRGHNLPWKLRQRTNKEVKKKVYVCPEKSCVHHDPSRALGDLTGIKKHYSRKHGEKKWKCEKCSKKYAVQSDWKAHSKICGTREYKCDCGTLFSRKDSFITHRAFCDALAEENARFGTVSATNPNFMNGNLNNPQTASRIPQISQIFQPEFAGSEPVGNLSADGQRPRLPLWLDPANSQLNSNALMGANSTGSLPAELLQTSPMNMFGSSSHSQQWLNKFPDSSFTGGNLSMSSLPRGLKEEEESKRNLSETITFLYPNSQNPQQNPAHMSATALLQKAAQMGSTRSNPAFNSSSAFGLMSLSSSNVSNFNSYNHHIKNDSQKFIRQPNQTENFSELANTLSSSTPATKVDDGSSSLFSNSFLGTSKNLESLMMPSNSKQGHASVGGLKLLAGTSNESEHSLTRDFLGVGGDASGSFFQQELAKFASMGSAMDLSQYTRHH